Genomic DNA from Cucumis melo cultivar AY chromosome 10, USDA_Cmelo_AY_1.0, whole genome shotgun sequence:
TACATTCTTCAATAGTACCCTATTaattagggtaattataataggtagcaatttttagaataattattaagtatatagcaatattttaaaaaaattacaaatatagcaaaatctatcggtgataggcttctatcgttgataaattcttatggtttatcagtgatagaccaacatttactacatagtctatcaatgatagactcctatcattgatagattttgacagattttgctatatttgcaatttttctaaaatgttgttatatacttaattattttgaatataattgctacatttgcaactatccctattAATTATCACTACCAACAAACTTCTTCGTCTTGGACCCCGCCTTTCAGTCCCATTGGAATTTGGATTAAATGTGAAAACTTTGTTGTACTTTTACAGTTGTATTTGGGTTGGTTGTACTCGTAAATTCATACTTATTTTGTCTACATATGTCATCTAATTTTGTAAAGCTATCTTTCGTCATACTTCCAATAATCATTATTACAATTCCACGCAAGGAAGGACATTCGCTATCCAAACAAGTCTGCTATTTTATTTGACATATaattccatatatatatatacttattttttccatctaaataaatcttaaatttaatattcgatataagatttttttgttatttttttaaagtattttaccatcaaattttaaaaaaataatttcgaGGAACTAATTCAGATTTGTATTGAAAGATAATTGGGCAGAAAAAATTCATAATATATGAActaattcaaatttaaattgtgTGTTTGtagcttaatttttttaaaatttgttcataACACAGTTCGACAAATCTTACATGacttatttataattaattttttttattgaatttagtAAAATTATAGCAGTAATCTTTGTTCTGTTGAAGTGAATATACTCTAAATTAACTTTAGAAAATAATGCTAAGATTTATTTAAACTTTTATACATTTGTGAactcaaataaaataattaaggCTGTTGATTATATGAAAGTTTAAAAACCATATAGATTACACTAAGATTTTGATAAAGATGTATATATTATGATTTGtgaagttattttttttattcttattataTTTACGTAAATTTGACGATCATTGTGACGATGGATTAGAATAATTTCTTATGGACagaaaaaatatcattttctaaaattaatttctcttaaaaagatgatttttttttatctatatatatacaaaGTATCTATTACATATTTATTATCTATATAAGTCATTATCACATTACAATATCTCAACAACGACAAGATCACGAGTCATTATCATATCTCCTTAAGTGATttgtttaaaaattataattttgtaattaattaaaaaatatattttaaattttattagttgactattacttatatatatattgtgccACTGGCACTATCATATAAATTGTGAATtggaaaatgaatttttttagaTAGTGTtactattgatttttttttcaattattgcTTAAATTATAAATACTTAATTTTAATAGAAATTgacttatttttattatttttaaccatttcacacactataaatataataagagactatttatttaattatttgtttattgAAATCTTCATTTAATATATACACTTACTTTCTACccaataatttaaataatcCTTGCCATTTTTTCCTCTCTCATGGAATATTAATATggttgctttcccttctcttcctCCCAATCTTTATTGCATATTAATGGGTTTGTTTATAGTTGGTTGCGATCCAAAATGCATTATATTTCTGTatctttctatatatatatatatatttataaaaggatTAAGTAAAACTTTGAGGGCGGAGGAATTTGAATCGAGGAATTTTTGGTTACGGGAGATGAACTCGTGTTAAAAAGAGAAACTTGCCACGTGAAAAATTTATGAATTATATATGCAACTTTGAACGTAGCTAAAGTACTACTTTTAAATTGTGCCACTAGTATGTGTAAGATAGTCAGTTgcaattcaaaattaatttatttgtgtgtcgatttttttttattttttgaaaaaaatgtctTATTAAGTATAATTTAAGGGTGGggaaatttgaatatttcagTGTTCATTTCGTAATGTAATTACCAATCACGAGATTTGTGGTTTGGATTCCTTTTGTTCTCTATTGCATTTAGAAACAATCAAGATCACAACGAGATTACTAGCATTTACTTTCATTTCCATCGTTTGACTatacaaaattttcttttcttttgacaaTTTATAGAGTGAGGAAAATTGAACCTCTAATTTCAAGATTGAACGATACAAGCGCGCATTATATATATCGATTAGAGCATGTTCATTTTAGAAAGGGAACACATGTTGATagttctatatatataaatattccCTAAAGTGTTAGTTTTCTACTATATTTAATAGTGTCACACGATGTTGATCAAAACTTGTCATAATCATAGTTGTACATGTATGCACATCTAAGGGCTCTTCTATTCGTAGACATTGTAGGTAAAGGTGGTTAATTTATTAAAGTTCGATTAAGAGATTGGAAAAAAGTGAATGAGTTTTAATTATCATTACAATCACTAGGATTTCCGAACTCTTATATCGTCCATCTATACAAATGATTAAAACATGACGTCAAAGTATATGCATAAATTAAATCATACACATTAGTATTAAACACATTATAGACTATAAATATTAAATGTGATGTGCAAGAATACAACACTCTAACTAAGAAcatggttaaaaaaaaaacgttttaACAAATTCAACTTCGACGAATAGATGATTCACAACAAAACGTTTCATGTGAGTAATCCCCTTCGATGTCCTGTTTCGTCATAACGACTTCGAAACGATCTAACTATTTTgtacaataaaaataaagtaacaTTACGAAAACTAACTAAATTAAGAAGATAAAAAAGTtaacaaaattcatttaaacTAAAATGAAATGTAGTTACTAACTATAACACTTCCAATATATGATAAAGATAATTGTTTGAATAGGAGAGAATAAGTATAGTTATAAACGATATATACTGAATGAATACAATTAGTCCTATGTTAAGTTTACCTTTTGTGATCGAACGATCGAAAATGAAATGATATAATGATAAGACTGAAGAGTATACGTACTAAACAAGTAGAAGAACCGATGCAAAGACCGATTAGTTTGTAAGAGAAAAAGACAACTATTGTTGCTTGGAATGAAAGGTAaaaagattttattttcttgagaCATGAACCTAAGAGTAGTAGTAGCTAAATGGAAACATAGAAGAAGTCAActcaaaccaaaccaaaccaaatacTTATTATAATCCAATTCAATTCAAAGTTGATTAATTAGTGGCATTTAAATCAAAGTTGCCAAAATTAGTTGAAAACCCATACTCACTCCCACCACCTTTTCATATTAttcttctattattattattattattttttaattatctttatctttctctctcacatgcatataatattaatttatgtGTTCTCACATTAAATGCATATATTATAACAATTATTGGGAtctaaattagtattaaaaaaaaaaaaaccctaagaTTTCATCAATTTAAGAAGTCAAAAGAAATTTTAATATTAaccaaaaattataaaataaaaatacatgTCGGAAACGCACGGGAAATCACTAGTCAGAGTTGATGGCGCCAATCAACGTGTTCTCATCGCCTTTCTCGTTTTCCGTCCAGCTGTACTGTCTCTTATTTGGCCTTTAAAAGTATGTAATCACTACACGaatttttgtgttttttgtaaattccttcttcttcttcttcggttttgattttggtttttgtttctTCAAGTTTTTTGATCTTCAATGGCGGACTTATCACCGTTGTTGGAGTGGACGGAGGAACGGAGAGAAACAACGAGGGATGCTTTTTTATCGAAGACAAAGACTGTTGGGTTCTTAGCGGCTCCATTGGCTGCTATCAATCTCTCTCAGTTTTTGATTCATACTGGTTCTTTGATGATTGTGGGTCATCTTGATGAACTTTCTCTTTCCAGTACCGCCATAGCTGTTTCTTTAGCTGCTGTTACTGGATTCAGTGTTattgtaagtttttttttccttctttctgtTTTCCCGTCGATTATTTTTTGGGTTTTGATACTGATTATTTATCGGTTTCTTTTGTAAGTTTCGATGTGGGTTTGATTCATCTTCACGGATATAAGCTCTCGATTTGACTAAAAAATATTTCGGACTTCGATCGACATTCCCATTGTTTCTCGAAGTATTCTAGGTCGAATTATCTAGGTCGAATTATCGCTGGAGCATTCTGCATGTACAGTAAGCTCAACGACGGATTGACTAACTGTGACTAATGCCATGGCCGCTTGAAGCTTCTTTGTTTGGCACCCAAGAGTATTTACTATTTTAAGAGATTTTTATATGGAAGACGGCCCTCTCACTGTTCTTTGTGATTGACGTCTCGCCTGGAATGAAATCTAACGGTCTGTTTACGTCGGACGCAATTCCAGATGTAGGACGATGACTGTGTCTATTGGCTACAATAGGCCATGTTTATTGTGATCTTTATTCTTCTCACACTTTATATTGTGCTTTCATCAAATATTGCACTTGGGTGGAGAAAATAAGTATCGGAATAAACTTGATGAGCTTCGCGGTAGGGCACTATGATAGAAATGTCCATCTCTAACGTGATACCTAAAAAGGTTGAGTAGGGGTGTGTCATCAATCATAACAAACGAGTCTTTAAAATGGTCATCCGAACAAGaaaaaacttttattttattactagGCAAATAGTAGTCATCAATGGCTGCTTTGGAATATTGAGGTTATGATGATAGAGAGTTTGAGTAATTAGGTATATTTACAATGGCATTGGgaagaaggaaggaaggaaggaaggaagagGAAAAATGCCTGCCTCTTGGTTAGACTTGGATTATAAAACTAATCTAACAAATTCCAAATGATTAAAGAATCAatcccccccccaaaaaaaaaaaaaaaaagaatcaatcaAATTATTATATAATGCACTTTCATGAGTCCTTTAACTTATGCaatcaattttatattttcattcaTGTGAAGTAAATTTATGGGCCATATTTGGTTTGCCAAGTTATTAACTAATTTCGTTGCCTGATCTGATTGTCCTTTGAACTACACTTGCAGATTGGCATGTCTAATGCCCTTGAAACTCTATGTGGCCAAGCTTATGGGGCTGGacaatataaaaaatttggAAATCATGTTTACACTGCTATAGTATGTCTCCTAGTAGTTTGCCTCCCATTAACTATATTATGGATCAACATGGGGAAGCTACTTGTTTTGGTTGGCCAAGATCCTTTGATATCACGTGAAGCTGGGAAGTTCATGATATGGCTTATTCCCGGGCTCTTTGCTTATGCATTTCTTCAGCCACTTATGAGATATTTTCAGATGCAAGTTTTAGTGATTCCCATGCTTGTAATTAGTTGGATCACCTTTTGTCTGCATATACCCCTCTGTTGGGTTTTGGTGTACAAAACCGGACTCCATAACCTTGGTGGAGCTTTAGCCATGAGTATTTCATATTGGGTGAATGCAATTTTTCTTGGgttatatatgaaattttctCCCAATTGTGATAGAACCCGCTCTGCAATTTCTATGGAGGTGTTCAAAGGAATTGGAGTCTTCCTTCGCCTTGCTATACCTTCTGCAGTAATGACTTGGTAATCTACTTTCACTTTTCTCTGGGTTCTTTTCTCAactaataaatatttaatttttgatttgttttttctaATTGCAGCCTTAGTTGGTGGTCATTCGAGATGATTATCTTACTGTCTGGGCTTCTGCCAAATCCAGAGCTTGAATCTTCAGTTCTATCTGTTTGGTAATTTTCTATTACCCTGTTTTATTACTCTCAAGCCAAAAAAAATGAGTTTATTTTGAAGTATATGGAAAATGATTGGAAATACGACTTTTTCATTAAGTTTTGTAAGATTCAAATCTTTCATTAGAGAGGAGAGTCAACCTTACGGCTAAGAAATTTATATAAGAAAGCCTCCAATTAGCCTAATACATCAGATAAAGaattattacaaaaagattaCTCACCTACACGGCCATGAAGTTGTAACCAACAAAAGAGTGAAGAAAAGGAAATACGATACTTGACTTTCTGTTATTCtctttgaaaaaggaaaaaaacgtCTCAAGTGACATTTGGCTTTTATGAACAGCTTCAATACCTTGACGACAGTATTTACATTAGCATGTGGAA
This window encodes:
- the LOC103489327 gene encoding protein DETOXIFICATION 10-like isoform X2, producing MADLSPLLEWTEERRETTRDAFLSKTKTVGFLAAPLAAINLSQFLIHTGSLMIVGHLDELSLSSTAIAVSLAAVTGFSVIIGMSNALETLCGQAYGAGQYKKFGNHVYTAIVCLLVVCLPLTILWINMGKLLVLVGQDPLISREAGKFMIWLIPGLFAYAFLQPLMRYFQMQVLVIPMLVISWITFCLHIPLCWVLVYKTGLHNLGGALAMSISYWVNAIFLGLYMKFSPNCDRTRSAISMEVFKGIGVFLRLAIPSAVMTCLSWWSFEMIILLSGLLPNPELESSVLSVCFNTLTTVFTLACGIGSAGSTRVSNELGAGKPQAARIAAGAAIFLAVVEIIIVSMVLFALRHVFGYAFSSEKEVVDYVAVMAPLVCMSIIFDAVQGVISGVIRGCGWQRVGAYINLGAFYLVGNPAAIALGFWANLGGRGMWIGILTGAFIQVFLLSIVMSRVNWNKQI
- the LOC103489327 gene encoding protein DETOXIFICATION 10-like isoform X1, with the translated sequence MADLSPLLEWTEERRETTRDAFLSKTKTVGFLAAPLAAINLSQFLIHTGSLMIVGHLDELSLSSTAIAVSLAAVTGFSVIIGMSNALETLCGQAYGAGQYKKFGNHVYTAIVCLLVVCLPLTILWINMGKLLVLVGQDPLISREAGKFMIWLIPGLFAYAFLQPLMRYFQMQVLVIPMLVISWITFCLHIPLCWVLVYKTGLHNLGGALAMSISYWVNAIFLGLYMKFSPNCDRTRSAISMEVFKGIGVFLRLAIPSAVMTCLSWWSFEMIILLSGLLPNPELESSVLSVCFNTLTTVFTLACGIGSAGSTRVSNELGAGKPQAARIAAGAAIFLAVVEIIIVSMVLFALRHVFGYAFSSEKEVVDYVAVMAPLVCMSIIFDAVQGVISGVIRGCGWQRVGAYINLGAFYLVGNPAAIALGFWANLGGRGMWIGILTGAFIQVFLLSIVMSRVNWNKQAEAARERIFDGKEENKYDEQIVV